The following are from one region of the Arachis duranensis cultivar V14167 chromosome 10, aradu.V14167.gnm2.J7QH, whole genome shotgun sequence genome:
- the LOC107470972 gene encoding uncharacterized protein LOC107470972 has translation MATMFNITAITSPSLRNWGYLSSSSSSAPMHTRVVHTKPLQCAPIQQQMVDGTIMCEPCNGKGWLLCDFCKGQKTNVRAENKRLYRRCPTCRAVGYILCSRCKVFKCVTFPNFDDSEE, from the exons ATGGCGACTATGTTCAATATTACTGCAATCACATCACCATCTCTGCGAAATTGGGGttacctttcttcttcttcttcttcagctccCATGCACACCCGTGTAGTTCACACGAAGCCACTTCAGTGTGCCCCTATTCAGCAACAAATG GTTGATGGCACCATAATGTGTGAGCCTTGCAATGGGAAAGGGTGGTTGTTATGTGACTTCTGCAAAGGCCAAAAGACAAATGTCAGAGCTGAAAACAAGCGCCTCTACCGTAGATGCCCTACCTGCAGAGCT GTTGGATATATCTTGTGCTCAAGGTGCAAGGTCTTTAAGTGTGTCACTTTTCCGAACTTCGACGACAGCGAGGAATGA
- the LOC107470971 gene encoding protein SMALL AUXIN UP-REGULATED RNA 9-like, producing the protein MDPPKKSNKIKDIVRLQQILKKWRRIANSSKSSDNNNNNNNNNNNNHSGSTSSKSIKFLKRTLSLSERDKGSSSNAVPKGYLAVCVGLELKRFVIPTVYLGHQAFHMLLREAEEEFGFEQTGVLRIPCEVSVFESVLKMVEEKDKFSAHNCGLFSVEKMMMGYCSFNQLTYSHHPQSPMCR; encoded by the coding sequence ATGGATCCACCAAAGAAATCTAACAAGATCAAGGACATTGTTAGGCTTCAACAGATCCTCAAGAAATGGAGAAGGATTGCCAACTCTTCAAAATCAAgtgacaacaacaacaacaacaacaacaacaacaacaacaatcatagCGGCAGCACCAGCAGTAAAAGCATTAAGTTTCTGAAAAGGACACTTTCTTTGTCCGAGCGTGACAAAGGATCGTCAAGCAATGCGGTTCCAAAAGGCTACTTAGCTGTTTGCGTCGGACTAGAGCTCAAGAGATTTGTCATACCAACTGTATATTTGGGTCACCAAGCCTTTCACATGTTGCTAAGAGAAGCTGAAGAAGAGTTCGGGTTTGAGCAGACCGGCGTTCTGAGGATTCCTTGTGAAGTATCTGTGTTCGAGAGTGTCCTGAAGATGGTGGAGGAAAAGGACAAGTTTTCGGCTCACAATTGCGGATTATTCAGTGTAGAAAAGATGATGATGGGGTACTGCTCCTTCAATCAGCTTACTTATTCACATCATCCTCAAAGTCCTATGTGCAGATAG